A stretch of the Vitis vinifera cultivar Pinot Noir 40024 chromosome 16, ASM3070453v1 genome encodes the following:
- the LOC100266367 gene encoding protein EXORDIUM-like 3 → MGQGCVRRFSAPTLPMLLALILLFLHLFAGNAVAWRPWPNHNVNATDLQFGGSKKYEGSSEFVHLRYHMGPVLTENITVNIIWYGTWQRAQKKIIREFINSISSRDAKRPSVAGWWRTVTFYTDQTGANISRSLHLAAEKSDRFYSHGKKLTRLSIQSVIKSAVTAKTKPLPINPKSGIYLLLTSDDVYVQDFCGQVCGFHYFTFPSIVGYTLPYAWVGNSAKLCPGMCAYPFAVPDYIPGLKPLKSPNGDAGIDGMISVIGHEIAELATNPLVNAWYAGTDPVFPVEIADLCEGIYGTGGGGSYTGQLLDGEDGATYNMNGIRRRFLVQWLWSHVLSYCTGPNALDQ, encoded by the coding sequence ATGGGCCAGGGCTGTGTCCGCCGGTTCTCGGCGCCCACTCTTCCCATGCTTCTCGCCCTTATCCTACTTTTCCTACACCTCTTCGCCGGCAACGCCGTCGCTTGGCGGCCGTGGCCTAATCACAATGTAAACGCCACCGATCTCCAGTTCGGCGGCTCCAAGAAGTACGAGGGCTCATCGGAGTTCGTCCACCTCAGGTACCATATGGGTCCGGTGCTGACGGAGAACATCACCGTCAACATCATCTGGTACGGCACGTGGCAGAGGGCCCAGAAGAAGATCATCCGGGAGTTCATCAACTCGATCTCCTCCCGCGACGCCAAGCGGCCCTCCGTCGCCGGATGGTGGCGCACGGTGACGTTCTACACCGACCAGACGGGCGCCAACATCTCCCGCTCGCTGCACCTCGCGGCAGAGAAGAGCGACCGGTTCTACTCCCACGGGAAGAAGCTCACCCGCTTATCGATACAGTCTGTGATCAAAAGTGCGGTGACAGCCAAAACGAAGCCGTTGCCCATCAACCCAAAAAGTGGGATCTACCTGCTCCTCACATCTGATGACGTGTACGTCCAGGATTTCTGCGGTCAGGTCTGTGGCTTCCACTACTTCACCTTCCCATCAATAGTGGGCTACACGCTGCCGTACGCCTGGGTGGGCAACTCCGCCAAACTATGCCCAGGCATGTGCGCCTACCCCTTCGCCGTACCGGATTACATCCCGGGCCTCAAACCGCTAAAATCACCCAACGGTGACGCAGGCATAGACGGAATGATAAGCGTGATTGGCCACGAGATTGCTGAACTGGCAACGAACCCCCTGGTGAACGCATGGTACGCCGGGACGGACCCAGTTTTTCCAGTGGAGATTGCGGATCTCTGTGAGGGGATTTACGGCACTGGCGGTGGGGGTTCATACACCGGTCAGCTCTTAGACGGCGAGGATGGCGCCACGTACAACATGAATGGCATCAGACGGCGGTTCTTGGTTCAGTGGCTGTGGAGCCACGTGCTGAGTTATTGCACTGGCCCGAACGCACTGGATCAGTAA
- the LOC100261162 gene encoding protein LPA2 isoform X2 → MAVLIQKPHALLHTPILITPTKPRLRIKCQDSSEPQKPSTSAQPTSPGQGFGSASSTVKTAVNKKKEKGRRERASIIRRSPVQKPEFLGVEEQGESKEQGRNESAFLLAWLGLGGIILVEGIVLAASGPNLNEERKGKGNKRICVSFPF, encoded by the exons atggcagtGCTAATCCAAAAGCCGCACGCTCTCCTCCACACACCAATTCTCATCACCCCCACCAAACCCAGACTCAGAATCAAGTGCCAGGACTCCTCTGAGCCTCAAAAGCCCTCCACCAGTGCCCAACCCACTTCTCCAGGACAGGGCTTTGGATCCGCTTCTTCAACTGTCAAAACAGCAGTCaataagaagaaagagaagggtAGAAGGGAGAGGGCATCCATAATCCGTCGATCACCAGTTCAAAAACCGGAGTTTCTTGGTGTAGAAGAACAGGGCGAGTCTAAGGAGCAGGGTAGAAATGAGAGTGCTTTTCTTCTTGCTTGGCTAGGCCTTGGTGGGATCATTCTTGTGGAGGGCATTGTTCTTGCTGCTTCTG GACCAAATCTAAATGAAGAACGGAAggggaaaggaaataaaaggatATGCGTTTCATTTCCTTTCTAA
- the LOC100261162 gene encoding protein LPA2 isoform X1 has protein sequence MAVLIQKPHALLHTPILITPTKPRLRIKCQDSSEPQKPSTSAQPTSPGQGFGSASSTVKTAVNKKKEKGRRERASIIRRSPVQKPEFLGVEEQGESKEQGRNESAFLLAWLGLGGIILVEGIVLAASGFLPEEWDKFFVKYLYPSFTPTVFLFVAGTVAYGVLKYLQNEEIKTPK, from the exons atggcagtGCTAATCCAAAAGCCGCACGCTCTCCTCCACACACCAATTCTCATCACCCCCACCAAACCCAGACTCAGAATCAAGTGCCAGGACTCCTCTGAGCCTCAAAAGCCCTCCACCAGTGCCCAACCCACTTCTCCAGGACAGGGCTTTGGATCCGCTTCTTCAACTGTCAAAACAGCAGTCaataagaagaaagagaagggtAGAAGGGAGAGGGCATCCATAATCCGTCGATCACCAGTTCAAAAACCGGAGTTTCTTGGTGTAGAAGAACAGGGCGAGTCTAAGGAGCAGGGTAGAAATGAGAGTGCTTTTCTTCTTGCTTGGCTAGGCCTTGGTGGGATCATTCTTGTGGAGGGCATTGTTCTTGCTGCTTCTG GCTTCCTACCAGAAGAGTGGGATAAATTCTTTGTGAAGTATCTATACCCATCTTTCACCCCAACAGTCTTCTTGTTTGTTGCTGGAACTGTTGCATATGGAGTGCTTAAGTACCTGCAGAACGAGGAAATCAAAACCCCGAAATGA
- the LOC104882128 gene encoding protein neprosin → MGEALKISKYGASRQYVLDRLIFKDPKTGNWWIVGNPRSKQKSFIEYWPKSIFTTMAEFASEIQFGGDVYSPISEPAPPMGSGDFNNNFKRTCYISRIRLVDSSNALFEPENISIQAFTDKPSCYQVSYEGFTGEFERYAMLFGGPGGPACNAK, encoded by the exons ATGGGCGAGGCACTGAAGATCTCAAAATATGGCGCATCTCGACAGTATGTTTTGGACAGACTCATTTTTAAG GATCCAAAAACAGGAAACTGGTGGATAGTGGGTAATCCAAGGAGTAAACAAAAGTCTTTCATTGAATACTGGCCAAAGTCCATATTCACAACCATGGCTGAGTTTGCTTCAGAGATACAGTTTGGAGGAGATGTTTATAGCCCTATAAGCGAGCCTGCCCCACCAATGGGTAGTGGggatttcaataataatttcaaaaggACATGTTATATTAGTCGCATTCGTCTTGTTGATTCATCAAATGCACTGTTCGAACCCGAAAATATAAGTATTCAAGCATTTACAGACAAACCTAGTTGTTACCAGGTGAGTTATGAAGGATTCACAGGTGAGTTTGAAAGATATGCTATGCTGTTTGGGGGACCTGGAGGCCCAGCTTGTAATGCTAAATGA